The DNA segment ATAAGTTTTACGATGCGGAATGGCTTCACCCCCAACCCGTACGCAGGCCATGCGAATACGAGTAATCATGGCCACGATGTCGAACTCGCGAATATTGCCAACTGAGGCTCGATTGAGGAAAAAAATGCCTGAGACAGCATCACAAGCACAGACCTCGACCGCGATCTTGATGTCTGAATCTCCTTCCGAAGACGCCATTGGCGAAACGAAACTGCGAGCCTTTTTGAATGCGTTTGCGAGGCATTTCGGCCGCTGGCTGGAATTCGCTGGACATCGCATTTGCCGATTCGATTATGCGCTCAAGCTGGCATACGGCGCGCGTTCGCATCGGCGCTATTGCCGCCCGGATTGCTGCCGCATCGCTTCGTTGTGACGCGTCATCACATGATTACCCGGACACTCGTCGAGGCCCGGACTGGAGTCGACGGGGAGCCGGTCAAATGAAATGGCCTCTAAATGGCCCACCTGCTCTGGTGAAGTCACGTTCCGGCCCACATATTCGGCGCGTACTCGCTTGGTTGGGTGTGCTGCTGGCGATGGCGTCGTTGCTGGCGGCATTCTGGTTGCAATGGGGGGACGGCTGGCGACCGTGCGCCTTGTGCTGGTTGCAGCGAGGCTGTTTGTCGCTTGCGATGGTCGGGTTTGGGTATTACGCGATCGGCGCCCGCAGGCCGCTATGGGGTCTGCGCCTAGCTTTTGCCCTCGCGCTTGGGGGGCTGGTCGCGGCCTGGATTCAATTTGGCGAGGTGAATGCCGGAACCTTCGTCTGTCCGTTGCAGTTCACGGGTGCCATCACCAGTTGCGCGGCGGCCGGCGCTCATCCCTTGATGGGCCTACCTATCGTTGATTGGTCGGTTGAGCTGTTCATGGCACTGCTGTTGTTGGCCACCTTGATCGAAATCTTGAGTTTCTTGCACGGAAACGGAAATGCCTGAGCCTCGCCTACCCTTTGTCGAGGAATTAACGCGTCTGGGAATCGATGGGCTTGTACTCGATATCTGCGATCAATTCACCTTGAAAAAAGGAATGCTCAGGGTGATTCGCGAGATATTACTCAGGAGTCAGGAATATAGGCAACAGTTGGATGCTTGAAGAAAGATCGAATCAAGGATCGCCGGATAGGTTTCCCGTTGCCAGCGCTCGATCGCGTCAGGGTCCCTCTGATACGCACGCTGGAGTGGCTTTTGCGCAGTCAAGCCGACCCGCGCCAGCAACGCGCCCACTGAGGCCAAGCTCAGCGAAACGCCCAATCGCTGTGCGATCAGTTCGCGCACGATCTGGCGTGTCCATAAACCGAAGTCGAAGCCATACTGCCGCGGGTTCTTGCCGTTGACCCACCGGAACACTTGCCGTCCTTGGGCATCGGTCAACTTCCGGCGCCGCCCGGGGGCCCGCCGCAACTGCAGGGCCTGCTTGCCTTGGCCGCGCCCGCGCACCTTCAGCCGTACCTTGTACGCCCAAGTCCGGTGCATCCCGAACGACGCCGAGACCGCTGCCGGCGATTCGCCTTCCGCCATCCGCTCCAGCGCCATGAAGCGCATCGCTTCCAGCGTCTCGCGGGTCAATGTCCGTCCATCGTTCTTCATACCCAATTATGACCGAAGTCGACGCCATTTGTTCCCTAATCTACTGACTTATGAGTAATCGCCGATAAATCTGCGATTAATTAGGCGGGATCTTACGTAACCGCGTAATCAATTTTATTGCAGGCACTTCGGAGCGATTGTTGACAGGCTTTGCGTAATCTCGCGATTACGCGGTTACTTGAAATTTCTGGATTTTGGAATCGGGTAAACAAAGGATCATCTATGAAAAATCAAAATGTGGCATTCCGAGTCCCTGCGGCGATCTACGATGAGGTTTGCAGCCGCGCCGAGGCGGACCGACAAACCTTGGCGGACTGGTTACGTAGGGCGGTGCGTAATGAGATCGAGCGCCAACAGGAAGGTGATCGGCTGGCTGCTATGGAGGCTCGCCTGGAAGCTCAGATCGCCGATCTGAGCGCGCTCATTCGTCGCCTGGCCGTCGAGGACTGATTTGTGCCCCGCGACTGGCTTTCGACGGCAGGCATAGCA comes from the Acidihalobacter yilgarnensis genome and includes:
- a CDS encoding disulfide bond formation protein B — translated: MKWPLNGPPALVKSRSGPHIRRVLAWLGVLLAMASLLAAFWLQWGDGWRPCALCWLQRGCLSLAMVGFGYYAIGARRPLWGLRLAFALALGGLVAAWIQFGEVNAGTFVCPLQFTGAITSCAAAGAHPLMGLPIVDWSVELFMALLLLATLIEILSFLHGNGNA